The Brevibacillus humidisoli DNA segment GCGATCAGATTTAGCAGCGGCAACCAATCCACGGCTCTCAACTCCCTTGCTTTCTCTAAGATAAGGTTATTCGTACCTCCATCTTAGCAAATTTCTTTCAAAAAATGAATGATCATTCATTCAAATATCGCAAGCTTGCAAAAAATGCCAGTTATTCCGCTCGATGCTGAGCGGCCGTTCAGCATGAACATAAAGAGAAAACAGTGCATGAACACTGCTGACAGTTTTACTATACCACAGGAAAAGGAAGAGCGCTATGGAAATCGTCAGTCAATCAGCCGCCCCACGATGGAGGATCTCAAAATACAGAAGAGTGAGCACCATCACGGGACGCATTGCGTACAGATGGTGCTCACTTTCATCCTTATTCGGTCGGTTGAAGGCCTCTCATTCTCCGTACACGCCGGTTGGTCCTGTTGCTGCTTGGCGCAGCTCGCGGACTACTTGCCGGACGCTTCCGGTGCTGCTTTCATTTGCTTTTTTTCTTGTTGTTCCCGGCGAATGTCAGCCAGCGACTTCACCTTGGTCGACTTGATCCGCTCGTTGCGCGGCAATCCGTCAGGCTCCAGATTGTCACGCTCATCCTGCATCAGCGAAGCGATACCGACGCTCCTGCCTTTGGCGGCCTGACAGTATTCGCAGTTTTCCTCGTCGTGCTTGTGATACTCCTTTGGTTCCGGATAGGAGGTAATCACGCCCTCGAAGTTGCGCAGCACCACTTTTTCTGCTGACTGCGAGATGATGTAGTTGGGGCTCACCGGAATCTTGCCGCCACCGTGCGGAGCGTCGACCACAAAGGTCGGAACGGCGTAGCCGGAGGTATGGCCGCGCAGATGCTCAATGATCTCAATCCCTTTGCTGACTGGCGCACGGAAGTGACCGATCCCCTCCGACAAGTCACACTGATAGATGTAGTACGGGCGGACGCGAATCTTGACCAGTTCGTGCATCAGTTTTTTCATCGTATGCGGACAGTCGTTCACCCCTGCCAGGATCACCGCCTGATTGCCGAGCGGTACACCTGCATCTGCCAGCATTTCGCACGCCAGTTTTGCTTCTGGCGTAATCTCCTTTGGATGGTTGAAGTGGGTATTCAACCAAACAGGATGGTATTTTCGCAGAATGTTGCAGAGATTCTCGGTGATCCGCTGCGGGAATACCACAGGGGCACGCGTCCCGATGCGGATGATCTCTACATGCGGGATCTCCCGCAGGCCGCTCAAAATGTATTCCAGGATGCGGTCATTAATCAGCAAGCCGTCACCGCCGGAAAGCAGCACGTCACGTATCTCCGGGGTCCTGCGGATATAGTCGATACAGGCGTCCAGCTGTTTCTTCGGTACGCCCATGCCAATCTGGCCGGAGAAACGGCGGCGCGTACAGTAGCGGCAGTACATGGAACACTGGTTAGTGACCAAAAACAACACGCGGTCAGGATAGCGATGGGTCAGTCCCGGCACAGGCGAGTCCTGGTCCTCATGCAGCGGATCTTCCATGTCGTACTTGGTGCGAACCATCTCCTGGGAGAGTGGAACCGACTGCATCCGCACCGGATCGGTCGGATCATCCGGGTCCATCAGCATCGCATAGTACGGAGTAATATTGAGCGGAATCGTCTGGTTGGCAATTCCTACCCCCTGCTCTTCTTCCGGCGTCAGGTTGATTACCTTCTTGAGATCGTCAATGGAGCGAATGGTGTGGGTCAATTGCCACATCCAGTCGTTCCACTGTTCATCCGTTACGTCTTTCCACAGTTCAATGTCGCGCCAGTCACGCGTTTTTACAGTCATTGCATACTCCTCCTTCGCCGAGCTGTACGTAATCGTACGCGTTCTTGGCAACAAGAGAGTGCAATCTTCATGCCAACATCAGTATATTTTGATGATTCGGCTAAATAAACACGCGCTAAACCGCGATAGATTCCGTTTCGCAGCGTATGCCGGTCAACATCAACATTCCCCTTCTGCCGATGGGGAGGCGTTATGAGTGCCGGTTTTTCGGCACAAAAGTAAGCTCGACTGGCACTTCCTTATTATTGTGTTGTGGAAGAACGTTGACTCAGCTTGTATTGCAGGGTTTGCCGCGGGATGCCGAGCAGCTTGGCCGCCTGCAAAATGTTCCCCTCTGTCTGGGCGAGTGCCGCCTCGATCATCATCTCTTCCGTCTCCTGCAGGACATCGCGCAGTTTTCGGCTTCCGACAACCTGCTGGGCATCAATGAGAGCCGCTCCTTCCCCTGCAAGCGCCTCCGCTGTCCGCTCTCCCTGTACTTTGCGGCCACGTTCGATCAAGTAGTCAGGAAGGTGCTCGAGACAAAGTTGTTTCCCTTCCACCACATTGAGTGCCGCTTCAATCACGTGTTCTAGTTCTCGTACGTTGCCTGGCCAGTCATACGTTTGAAACATCCGGCTGACCGCTTCGTCAAACCCTCCCACTTTTGTCTCAAACAAACGATTGTATTTGGCCAAAAAATGGCGGGACAGCAGCGGGATATCGGCGCGCCGTTCCCGCAGCGGCGGAATTTCGAACGAGACGACATTGATCCGGTAATACAGATCCGCGCGCAGGACACCCCGTTCCACCGCTTGCTGCGGCGGTTCGTTGGTCGCCGCCATAATCCGTACGTCTACCTGCTTCGCCTTCATGCTGCCGATGCGCCGCACCTGGCCGTCCTGCAGGACACGCAAAAGCTTGGCTTGCAGATCGAGCGGCATGCTGTTCAATTCATCGAGGAACAAGCTTCCTCCGTTTGCCAACTCAAACAGGCCGGGTCGGTCATCTGCTCCTGTAAAACTTCCTTTCGTCGTACCAAACAGGATGCTCTCCAGCAGAGAAGACGGCAGGGCAGCACAGTTTTGCGCGATAAACGGTCGGCCATTGCGCCGCGACGCGTGGTGGATCGACTGGACAAACAACTCTTTTCCCGTACCTGTCTCTCCGTAGATCAAGACCGGCGAACTGGTGGATGAAGCGCGTCGGGCCCGTTGAATCATCTGCCGCATCGCCTCGTCTTGCGTCACGATGTCCTCAAACTGAAAGACGGCTCCGTCCGTCTCCTGCCGTCTGGCCCGCTTGGGCTTGTTCACCTGGGCTTGCAGCTCGATCAGCCGCTCTGACAGTTCACGCAATTTTCCAATATCTTTGGCCGCTTCCACCGCTCCGACCAGCCGTGACCCCACCCGCACCGGAAGCGTGGTGTTGACCGTCTCCACACGCAGACCGCGCCAATTGGTATAGGTTTGCGGCTGGTCGTAGATCGGCTCTCCGTTTTCAATTACACGCAGCAGCGTACTGGAATGCCTGTCGAGCGAAGGAAACACCTCCAGCAGTGGTTTTCCCAACACTTCTTCAGGGGTTAAACCATCCAGCTTGGCCGCTACATGGTTGTAAAAAATGGTCATCCCATTGGCGTCAACGACGTGGATCCCTTCATCAATCGTACTCAGAATGGCCTGCAGCATCTCTACGGTATCAGACATCGGCCAGTTTTCCATGCTGGTCCCCCCTCTCTGGCAAAGCTGCCGAATTCTCGTCACAAGTGCCAATTTTCCGGCATTAACGCTGTCGTTCCACCACAACCGTCAGATAAGCGGTGTAGAGCAGATGGCCAATCAGCCAAATCAGAAAGGCGGCAGCAGACAGCATCTGCCCGCTTAGCAGTGAGATCGGCAGATAAAGCAGTCCGTACGCTCCGATCCAGCCAAGCAGGTATTTCAACGTCGGCTTCCCACCGTAGCGGGGATAGAAAGAGATAAATACAAATGTGATCACCATGGAGATCAGTAAGTGAATCAGCAGCTCCACGATGGGTGCCAACCCGCTCAAACCTGGGACATAAGAAACATCCAAAAGTGTCGCAAAGGTGGCTGTCGCAAACAATCCGTCGCACAACGCCAAAAAAGCAGCCAAGATCATCCCGGAGATCAATCCATGGATCAGGATAAACATTGTTTTTTCGCTCCCCTCCCGCCGTTCTCACCGCCAGTCAAGCTGAAACGCCAGATCAACCTCCCCGACGTAGGCATCATTTAACCACAGCTGATAGGAGATATCTACGGCAGTGGGACGGTTCCCCTCTTTTGTCACCTGCATCCGTCGGGTATGCACCTTCATCCGGAATCGGCCAAACGGACTGTGATAGATCGACTCGGTACTCACACCGGATTGAAACCGCTGCTTCATCTCCAGCGACCCTTGGCGAAGTATGGTCACCTCAGCATCGCTAATCTTAAGAACCGTCCGTACTTCGCCCACGTCCCCGATCGACTCGTGATAGGAAAAAAACCAGCCGCTTGGTTTGGCAACCGCTTTGGAATGGTATCGTTGAGTCACTTCCTCCAGCTGTCCGCCGCTTCTCTGCTTGCTGTGCAAGTCCAATAGAACATCCTGCATCCCGTATCCTCACCTTCGTTCCCTTTTATTCTACTGTAGATAAGCCTGGAAGGAAAGCGGACGGCCAGAGGTGTCGGACATCCCATGTCCGGCGCCGATCTGAGTAATCACTTGTCCGAAGCGGTCCGCTCCGATGCCGCTGGCGTACAAGTCGGCAGGATCGCTGCGTTTGCGGTTGCAGTTGCAGTTGTTCCAGTTGCAACTGCCGCTGCCGCCGTGGCAGACGGAAGGGCCCCAATCTCCGCCGGGAACGCTTGGGACCCGGCTGACGGTCGCAGCAATATACCCATCGAAACATAGACGCCCAACGTCGCGAGCAGAAGCAAACCGGCCAAGATGAGGTACCCAATGCCAGCACCGGTGATATCGATCATCAGTGTGAACAGACCGAGCAGCAACAGACGGAAGATCATGCCGAGGGCCTGAAAAAAGCTGAGCAGCCGCCCCATAAACTGGCGAGGCACGATCACCATCAGCAGCGTCTGACGAATCAGGCGGGCTGAAGCATTGGACCAGCCCATCAGCGTGGACAAGGCCACAAATACCCAGCCATTGGGGATCACCACGATCGCAATCATCGTCAACGCGAACAGCAAGATGCTGCCGACCAGCGCAGCGGTATCGCCCCACCGGCGCGTCACCGCAGCGATCAGGAAGCCGGCGGCGACCGCTCCGATCGCATACGTCATCTCATGGAGCGAATAGAACTTCACATCAACCGCGAGATCCCGGCTGACGAACACCGGTGCCAACAGGTTGCCCGCCATCACAGCGATAAACGGCATCAGCGCGGATATGCCAAACAGGAACAAACCCCGTCTCTCTTTTACATAGGTTAGACTTTGCCGTAGCTGCCCCATCCACCCGGTTCGCGGAGACGTTTCCACCAGCTTTTCCAGCGTGAAGGTGTACTCAATCCGATAGAGCAGGAGGAACGCCAGCAGATACGATAGTGCATCGTAGAGCAGCACCACGTGCAGACCAAACCATTTCAATGCCAACCCTGCTGCCGCTCCGGCCAACATGCTTGCTGTCTGTCCTTCAATCTCCAGCAGGCTGTTGATATGTTTGTACTGTTTCTCATCGAAGTTCTCCTGCACCAGAGCTGATTGCGTCGGGTAGTGGATCTGGTAAACCAGTGTGGTGGCAAAAAATATCGCAATCAGCATCCCTTCGGTGTAAGAACCAAAAAATCCCCAAACGGCCAGCAGACCGATCACGAGAAATGCTCCTGTGTTCATCAGCAGCAAAATCTTTTTGTGGGAAAAGCGGTCAATCACCGTTCCCACAAACGGGCCGACAAAAAACATCAGGATCGCCGAGATAAACATCGTCGAACCAAGCAGTTGGGCAGAACCCGTCGTATCGACCAGGTACCAGGAGATGCCGATCATACTCATCCCCTGACCAAAGCCAGAGAATAGATTGGATAAAAACAGCTTGCGAAAATTGGGGTTGCTGAAGACCTCTTTCATATGTACCGCCCCCTCGCGTATCTTTTCACGTATAGGATACTGAAATTATGATACTTTGTAAATATTTTTGTTTAAAAAATAAAAAAGAAAAACCCCAATCCTGTCCGGGATTGAGGGGGAGCAGTTTACTTCACAAAACCGAGCAGCAGTTCGCGAATGATTTTGGAAGCGACAATCTGTGTCATCTCGCTATGATCGTATACGGGAGCTACCTCGACCAGATCGCATCCAATCACCTTGGCGCCGTTTTGCGCCATGTAGTGGATCGTCTCCAGCAGTTCACGGGAGGTAATCCCGCCTGCTTCGGTCGTCCCTGTACCGGGAGCGGCCGACGGGTCCAGTACATCGATGTCGATGGTCAAATAGATCGGACGACTGCCAATCGTCGGTAGCACTTGTTTGATCGGCTCCAACACATCGTACTTGTACAGATGCATATTTTCTTTGGCCCATTCGAATTCTTCCTTCATCCCACTGCGGATGCCAAACGAGTAGACATTCTTGCCGCCAATCAAGTCGCAAGTTTTTTTGATCGGAGTAGAGTGAGAATACGGATACCCTTCGTAATGGTCACGCAGATCGGTATGAGCGTCAAAGTGGAAGACGACCAAATCCTGCTTGTACTTCTCGTATACAGCCTGGATCACCGGCCAGGTGACGAGGTGTTCCCCGCCAAGTCCGATCGGCATTTTTCCGTCAGCCAGCACCTGCCGGACAAAGGAACGAATCGCCTCCAGGCTGCCCTCTACGTTGCCAAAAGGAAGCGGTATGTCCCCGGCATCAAAGTAGGTAATCTCCTCCAACAGGCGGTCGAGGTACGGACTGTACTCTTCCAGACCAATCGAGACTTCACGGATGCGGGCAGGGCCGAAACGGGAGCCCGGTCGAAAGCTGACTGTCCAGTCCATCGGCATCCCGTAAATGACAGCTTGACTCTCTGCATAGTCAGGATGACTGCGAATAAATACGTTGCCGGAGTATGCCTCATCAAATCGCATCATGACCGGAGCCTCCTAGTCGCGGGTCAATTCCTGCACAAACTTGGGCAGCTTGAATACGGCATGGTGCAGTTCCGGAGAGTAGTATTTCGTGTCCAAATCCTTGATCTGGACGGGATCTACTTCCAGCGGGTCATACTGCTTGGAAGCAATCGTAAAGCTCCACAGCCCGGACGGATAGGTAGGGATGCTCGCCGTGTACAAGCGAGTAACCGGGAAGATCGACTTCAGATCGCGGAAGACGCGCTTGATCAGATCGCGATTAAACCAAGGCGATTCAGTTTGCGCCACCATGATGCCATCCGGCTTCAGCGCATCGTAAATCCCCTGGTAGAAACCTTTTTCAAACAGACCGACGGCAGGACCGACCGGTTCTGTCGAGTCGACCAAAATCACGTCGTATTCCCCTTTGTTGTCGTGGATATGCTTCACGCCGTCAATCACCTGCACGTCAACGCGCGGATTGCCGCTCAGTTCGCTGGCGATGTGGGGGAAGTAGGTTTTGCAGGTCTCAATCACGCGGCCGTCAATCTCGGCGAGAACCGCTTTTTCAACCGAGGCGTGCTTCACGATTTCGCGAATCGCCCCACCGTCACCACCGCCGACTACCAGCACTTTTTTCGGATTGGGATGGGTGTTGAGTGCTACGTGCGAGATCATCTCATGATAGACATACTCATCGACGTCGGTAGTCATCACCATGCCATCCAAGACCAGCATGCGCCCAAACTGCTTTGTGTTGATTACGTCGATCTGCTGAAACTCGCTCTTTTCACTATGTAAAGTTTCGGTGATTTTCGTCGTAATCCCATGGTTTTCCGTCTGTTTCTCCGTGTACCACAACTCCATATCCATCTGTTTACGCCTCCTCTTGACGTTCATCTCTGGCAGCGGTTTTCCGCGCCCCATACGTGCTTGTCCGACCCACAGGCAGGACGCTTCAAACCGGCAGATCAATCCGTCCGTTTTTGCACGTCAACAAGAATTATAGTAGCTGACTCTCAAAATGCAAGGGTTTTTTCCCAGGGTTGCAGGCAAGTATAGTCACTGTTCGATTGTCCCATACTGGATACTACCACTCGACTGGCTTTTGGTGCCTGATGGGTCGGTTTTTGCTGATTGAATAATAGCTGGACAGGCTTGCTGTTTAAGAGGCTGGACAGGCTTGCATTCAGTCAAAGCGTGTATGGACATGCACTCATACAGAGATTGATTTGCTCTTCATACAGTATGACCGATTCGGGCGAGAAGCTTCCAAAATAAACGGATTTTGCAGCTCGCGCGCTCTATCGTCTTGATTTGCAAAAGTTGGTATCAGATCACTGACCGCTTTTTAGACGATGTTTTGATGAGCCGGAAGCGGGACGATTCGGAAAGGATGTGACAACGGTGGAAGTGGTTCGCGAAGCCCCCTTGATTCGCTGGCTGCGCTGGCTGAAGCGGCTGATCAAGTTTGGTATATTCAGTGTCTTATTTGGTTCTTTTCTTATTTTGTTGGCTGTTCTTTATCTGCGTTCCCAACCGCTGCCAGAAGCAAATATCAAGCAAACAACAACGATCTACGCCAATGGCGGCCAAGTGCTGGACACACTGCACCGCGGCGAAAACAGATTCGTTGTCCCGCTCAAGGATATCTCGCCTTATCTGGCACAGGCAACCGTCTCCATTGAGGACCGTTATTTCTGGCAGCATTACGGATTCGATCTGAAACGGATCCTGATGGCCGTCTATGTAAATCTGAAGAATATGGACAAGGACCAGGGAGCCAGTACGATAACAGCACAGCTGGCCCGCAACCTGTACCTCACACTGGACAAAACCTGGGAGCGAAAGATCAAGGAAGCACTGTTGACCGTCCAACTGGAGCTCAACTACAGCAAGCAGGAGATTCTCGAAATGTACCTGAACGAAATCTACTACGGCTCCTCTGCTTATGGCGCCCAGGCTGCAGCACAAACCTACTTTGGAAAAGATGCCAAAGATCTGACCCTGGCAGAGAGTGCCATGCTCGCAGGGATTCCTAAAGGGCCCACCTACTACTCGCCGTTTAACGATGAGGATCGGGCCAAAAACCGTCAAAAGCTCGTCCTGCAGGCAATGGTCAGGGAGGGATACATCAGTCCGGAACAGATGGAAGAAGCCTACGCCGAGCAGTTGATCTACACCACCCCGGAGGAGAGGCAGCAGCCT contains these protein-coding regions:
- the ablA gene encoding lysine 2,3-aminomutase gives rise to the protein MTVKTRDWRDIELWKDVTDEQWNDWMWQLTHTIRSIDDLKKVINLTPEEEQGVGIANQTIPLNITPYYAMLMDPDDPTDPVRMQSVPLSQEMVRTKYDMEDPLHEDQDSPVPGLTHRYPDRVLFLVTNQCSMYCRYCTRRRFSGQIGMGVPKKQLDACIDYIRRTPEIRDVLLSGGDGLLINDRILEYILSGLREIPHVEIIRIGTRAPVVFPQRITENLCNILRKYHPVWLNTHFNHPKEITPEAKLACEMLADAGVPLGNQAVILAGVNDCPHTMKKLMHELVKIRVRPYYIYQCDLSEGIGHFRAPVSKGIEIIEHLRGHTSGYAVPTFVVDAPHGGGKIPVSPNYIISQSAEKVVLRNFEGVITSYPEPKEYHKHDEENCEYCQAAKGRSVGIASLMQDERDNLEPDGLPRNERIKSTKVKSLADIRREQQEKKQMKAAPEASGK
- a CDS encoding sigma-54 interaction domain-containing protein, yielding MENWPMSDTVEMLQAILSTIDEGIHVVDANGMTIFYNHVAAKLDGLTPEEVLGKPLLEVFPSLDRHSSTLLRVIENGEPIYDQPQTYTNWRGLRVETVNTTLPVRVGSRLVGAVEAAKDIGKLRELSERLIELQAQVNKPKRARRQETDGAVFQFEDIVTQDEAMRQMIQRARRASSTSSPVLIYGETGTGKELFVQSIHHASRRNGRPFIAQNCAALPSSLLESILFGTTKGSFTGADDRPGLFELANGGSLFLDELNSMPLDLQAKLLRVLQDGQVRRIGSMKAKQVDVRIMAATNEPPQQAVERGVLRADLYYRINVVSFEIPPLRERRADIPLLSRHFLAKYNRLFETKVGGFDEAVSRMFQTYDWPGNVRELEHVIEAALNVVEGKQLCLEHLPDYLIERGRKVQGERTAEALAGEGAALIDAQQVVGSRKLRDVLQETEEMMIEAALAQTEGNILQAAKLLGIPRQTLQYKLSQRSSTTQ
- a CDS encoding DUF1934 domain-containing protein; the encoded protein is MQDVLLDLHSKQRSGGQLEEVTQRYHSKAVAKPSGWFFSYHESIGDVGEVRTVLKISDAEVTILRQGSLEMKQRFQSGVSTESIYHSPFGRFRMKVHTRRMQVTKEGNRPTAVDISYQLWLNDAYVGEVDLAFQLDWR
- a CDS encoding MFS transporter, with the translated sequence MKEVFSNPNFRKLFLSNLFSGFGQGMSMIGISWYLVDTTGSAQLLGSTMFISAILMFFVGPFVGTVIDRFSHKKILLLMNTGAFLVIGLLAVWGFFGSYTEGMLIAIFFATTLVYQIHYPTQSALVQENFDEKQYKHINSLLEIEGQTASMLAGAAAGLALKWFGLHVVLLYDALSYLLAFLLLYRIEYTFTLEKLVETSPRTGWMGQLRQSLTYVKERRGLFLFGISALMPFIAVMAGNLLAPVFVSRDLAVDVKFYSLHEMTYAIGAVAAGFLIAAVTRRWGDTAALVGSILLFALTMIAIVVIPNGWVFVALSTLMGWSNASARLIRQTLLMVIVPRQFMGRLLSFFQALGMIFRLLLLGLFTLMIDITGAGIGYLILAGLLLLATLGVYVSMGILLRPSAGSQAFPAEIGALPSATAAAAVATGTTATATANAAILPTCTPAASERTASDK
- the speB gene encoding agmatinase, giving the protein MRFDEAYSGNVFIRSHPDYAESQAVIYGMPMDWTVSFRPGSRFGPARIREVSIGLEEYSPYLDRLLEEITYFDAGDIPLPFGNVEGSLEAIRSFVRQVLADGKMPIGLGGEHLVTWPVIQAVYEKYKQDLVVFHFDAHTDLRDHYEGYPYSHSTPIKKTCDLIGGKNVYSFGIRSGMKEEFEWAKENMHLYKYDVLEPIKQVLPTIGSRPIYLTIDIDVLDPSAAPGTGTTEAGGITSRELLETIHYMAQNGAKVIGCDLVEVAPVYDHSEMTQIVASKIIRELLLGFVK
- the speE gene encoding polyamine aminopropyltransferase is translated as MELWYTEKQTENHGITTKITETLHSEKSEFQQIDVINTKQFGRMLVLDGMVMTTDVDEYVYHEMISHVALNTHPNPKKVLVVGGGDGGAIREIVKHASVEKAVLAEIDGRVIETCKTYFPHIASELSGNPRVDVQVIDGVKHIHDNKGEYDVILVDSTEPVGPAVGLFEKGFYQGIYDALKPDGIMVAQTESPWFNRDLIKRVFRDLKSIFPVTRLYTASIPTYPSGLWSFTIASKQYDPLEVDPVQIKDLDTKYYSPELHHAVFKLPKFVQELTRD